TATGACCGCATACTCCCCAGACGGCAACCAAGATGGCCGACCAGGCATGATTGGAACCTGGATGGAAGATGGTATCGGCTGCGAAGAGTGTCATGGCCCTGGTTCTGACCATATTCAAAAACCATCAAAAACTACTATAACGATAACTTCCTCCACTCAAGCTTGTGCAAAATGTCATCAACGTGGCGGAATCAACCCACGACCTCCTGCAAGTGGCGGTTTTATTAAGCATCATGAGCAAGGCAACGAAATACTGGCAGGTCCTCATAGAGACTTAAGCTGTATGGATTGCCATGACCCTCACCAACGCGCAGTCTTAACCAAAAACACCTGTGAAAACTGCCATGCAGAACAGGCCGCCTCCTACGCAAAAACCATTCATGCCAAAGGTGATGTGAAATGCCTGGATTGTCATATGCCAAAAGCAACAAAATCAGCAATAAAAATTAACAAGTTCACCGGCGATGTTCGAACACATATCTTTAAGATCAATACAGATCCTAAAGCCTCAATGTTTGAGACCGTTGTAAAAGACGGGAAAGAATCAACCTTTGCCAAGCCATTTGTGACTCTCGATTATGTCTGCCTGGGTTGTCATATTGGCAGAGATATTAATTGGGCTGCTGATAACCACAACAAGGGAGCACATCATTAATAAGTCTTTCATCCCACAAAGTCAGATACTTCATTGATAACAGAAAAGGGGTAACAGGAAAAATCCTGTCACCCCTTTTCTGTTTTTCGTACCCATTGGAATCAATAAAAGGCTACATTGCATCGATAATCGCATTAAAAGTTGCACTTGGCCGCATAGCTTGTTCTGCTTTTTTCTCATCCGGAAAATAGTAGCCACCCAGATCAACAGGAGCGCCCTGAGCAACATTCAACTCATCGACAATTTTAGCCTCATTGTCATCAAGTTGTTGCGCAACTTTGGCAAAACGGGTTTGCAGCTCAACATCACTGCTCTGGGCAGCTAACGCTTGCGCCCAATACAGTGCCAGATAAAAATGACTGCCCCTGGTATCAAGCTCATTAACTTTTCTCGATGGCGATCTCTCATTTTCAAGATGTTTACTGATTGCCTGCTCAAGGGTTTCGGCAAACAGCCTTGCCTTTTGGTTGTTGAAGGTCGTAAATATATGCTCAAAAGAGGGCACAAGGGCACAAAATTCACCCAACGAGTCCCAGCGTAGATGCCCTTCTTTTAAAAATTGCTGCACATGCTTAGGGGCAGAGCCTCCAGCCCCAGTTTCAAACAATCCACCACCATTCATGAGCGGCACAATTGACAGCATTTTAGCGCTGGTACCCAGCTCAAGGATAGGAAAGAGATCGGTCAGGTAATCACGCAAGACGTTTCCGGTAACGGCAATTGTGTCTTGGCCTTTGCGGATTCGTTCTAAAGAGAAACGCATCGCCTCATCCGGCTGCATTATACGTATATCCAACCCGGCGGTATCATGGCTTGGCAGGTATTGATTAACTTTTGCCATAATGGCAGCATCATGACCTCTGTTTTCATCCAACCAGAAAATGGCCGGAACGCCTGATGCTTTTGCCCGGTTAACAGCAAGCTTGACCCAATCTTGAATCGGCGCGTCTTTGGTTTGACATGCTCTGAAGATATCACCTTGTTCGACCTGCTGCTCCAGAACTGTTTCTCCAGAGCTTTTATCTACAAGACGAATCACTCCGTTGGCCGGTGCTTCAAATGTCTTATCGTGTGAGCCGTACTCTTCAGCTTTTTGGGCCATCAAACCAACATTAGCCACACTGCCCATCGTCGCTGGGTCAAAGGCTCCATGTTTTTTACAGTCTTCAAACACCTCTTGATAGATTGTTGCGTAGCATCGATCCGGCACCATCGCAATACAGTCATGAAGCTGATCATCAGCCCCCCACATTCTTCCGCCATCGCGTATAACAACGGGCATCGAGGCATCAACAATTACATTATTGGGCACATGTAAGTTGGTGATCCCTTTGCTTGAGTCAACCATAGCCAGTTGACAATTGCTGTTATACACTGCCAGAATATCCGCTTCAATTTCTGCCCTTTGCGCTTCAGGAAGAGCTTGAATTCTTGCATACAAGTCACCAAGACCGTTGTTTACATTGACGCCCATTTTTTTAATGATTGCCGAATGCTTAGTAAAAACATCCTTATAAAATACCGAGACGCAATGCCCGAACATTATGGGATCGGAAACCTTCATCATGGTTGCCTTGAGGTGCAGAGATAACAAAACACCATCTTCTTTGGCCGCCACAATCTGCTCACCGTAAAACTTCCGCAAGGCAGCTACACTCATCACGGCCGCATCAATAACCTCACCGGCCAGCAACGGAGTGCTTTCTTTAAGAACCGTTACAGCACCATCCTGGGCGACACACTCAATACGAACATCACAAGCCTTTGCAACGGTTATCGATTTTTCACTGCCATAGAAATCACCGCCGTCCATGTGCGCGACCCTTGACTTGGATACAGCGGGCCAGGCTTTCATAAACCTGTGCGGGTTTTTCTGACCAAATTTCTTCACTGAGGCCGCAGCCCTTCTATCTGAGTTCCCTTCTCTCAGTACCGGGTTTACCGCACTGCCAAGAACCTTGGCAAAGCGTTGACGGAGTTCTTTCTCCGCATCCGTTTTAGGATCTTCGGGAAAATCAGGAATGTCATAACCTTTTTGCTGCAGTTCGGCGATCGCCTCTTGTAACTGCGGAATCGAAGCACTGATATTTGGCTGTTTAATAACATTCGAACCTGGCATCTTAACAAGCGTGCCCAGCTCCCTCAAACAGTCAGGAACTTGCTGAGCTTTGGTCAATTTTTCTGGAAAATTTGCGATAATTCGACCAGCAAGGGAGATATCTTTACTCTCAATGGAAATCCCACTTCCCTTGGTATAGGCCGCCAGAACAGGAAGCAATGAATAGGTTGCCAATGCCGGCGCTTCATCAATTTTAGTGTAAATAATCTGTTGTGTTGTCATGGGTTTCCTTGAAATATATGGTATAAAAAAAAATAACTATAAAAAGTAACTTTTGCTCTCATTGACCCTTCATCGTATAATTACCTCTAGGGAGAGCAAGACTGATGAAGATACATTAAACTGAGCAAAATGTGAAGAAATCATTAACAGACGTGGGTGCACCTCGATGTCACCCTTATTCGACTTAAAAACTTTCCAAGGAGGCTCTTTCATGGATCGGGACAAAGAAAAAGCGATGTACGACATTGCAGATAAGTTTATCAACCTTGCCAACGAGATATCAAAAACAGATTCATCAGGAGGCGTCGGCGTCGCTCTGCGCTTTGCTGCAGCGCGCTACAGTGCCTTTGAAGCCTCAATGAGAACGAAGACACTTGCCGAAGATAAAAACAAAGAAGTACAGCTGTTCGCAAACGACTTTACCAACATGCTGGAAATTAACATCGATAATTACATTAAGCTTCAGTCACACAACTAACCGCACTCTGCGGGTTTTAACCAGCAGTACACATTACAGGTTGTGCACGGTTGTTTCCAAACACCTTGAACATTGCAAAATTCTTAAATGTTACCAACCAAAGCTACTTTGTTAGATGCTGACTGAGGACGAAGAATTTCAGGCTGTGGTGATAGATGCACTGAGTGGCGGCAAGGGTTGTCAGGAGATATGTGGACTTTTATCGAGTCGTGGCACTGTTGAAAATGTAACATTGCAAGCCCCCGAAGGTCCTTGTAAAAGTATCAGCAATACGAAATTTCATTATGCAACTCCAACAGCCACAGGGGTTTTAATTTTATTTTCAATCGCAGCATATAAATCAATATCAACATCAATCTCTG
This sequence is a window from Desulfobulbaceae bacterium. Protein-coding genes within it:
- a CDS encoding NADP-dependent isocitrate dehydrogenase, encoding MTTQQIIYTKIDEAPALATYSLLPVLAAYTKGSGISIESKDISLAGRIIANFPEKLTKAQQVPDCLRELGTLVKMPGSNVIKQPNISASIPQLQEAIAELQQKGYDIPDFPEDPKTDAEKELRQRFAKVLGSAVNPVLREGNSDRRAAASVKKFGQKNPHRFMKAWPAVSKSRVAHMDGGDFYGSEKSITVAKACDVRIECVAQDGAVTVLKESTPLLAGEVIDAAVMSVAALRKFYGEQIVAAKEDGVLLSLHLKATMMKVSDPIMFGHCVSVFYKDVFTKHSAIIKKMGVNVNNGLGDLYARIQALPEAQRAEIEADILAVYNSNCQLAMVDSSKGITNLHVPNNVIVDASMPVVIRDGGRMWGADDQLHDCIAMVPDRCYATIYQEVFEDCKKHGAFDPATMGSVANVGLMAQKAEEYGSHDKTFEAPANGVIRLVDKSSGETVLEQQVEQGDIFRACQTKDAPIQDWVKLAVNRAKASGVPAIFWLDENRGHDAAIMAKVNQYLPSHDTAGLDIRIMQPDEAMRFSLERIRKGQDTIAVTGNVLRDYLTDLFPILELGTSAKMLSIVPLMNGGGLFETGAGGSAPKHVQQFLKEGHLRWDSLGEFCALVPSFEHIFTTFNNQKARLFAETLEQAISKHLENERSPSRKVNELDTRGSHFYLALYWAQALAAQSSDVELQTRFAKVAQQLDDNEAKIVDELNVAQGAPVDLGGYYFPDEKKAEQAMRPSATFNAIIDAM
- a CDS encoding DUF3144 domain-containing protein, which codes for MDRDKEKAMYDIADKFINLANEISKTDSSGGVGVALRFAAARYSAFEASMRTKTLAEDKNKEVQLFANDFTNMLEINIDNYIKLQSHN